From the Oleiharenicola lentus genome, one window contains:
- the purU gene encoding formyltetrahydrofolate deformylase has translation MSPPATLVALLHGPDQPGLVAKTSGWIYARQGNILHADQHRDMEGGEFFQRIEWVPAGGNPAAAAEELRVFAASLGMAAKVAVSTHRPKGALFVSREDHCFHDLVLRWKAGEFAGDFGCVVSNHTVLADAAKHYGLPFHHIPVTAGTKAEAERQQLEILRATGSEFVVLARYMQVLSADFLRHCGQPVINIHHSFLPAFAGGKPYHQAHERGVKLIGATAHYATAVLDDGPIIQQDVVRVTHRHGVEDLVRKGRDLEKLVLAQALRWHLENRILVYGNKTVVFD, from the coding sequence ATGAGCCCCCCCGCCACGCTCGTCGCCCTCCTGCACGGTCCGGATCAACCCGGACTCGTGGCGAAGACGTCGGGCTGGATCTACGCCCGGCAGGGCAACATCCTGCACGCCGATCAGCATCGCGACATGGAGGGCGGTGAGTTCTTCCAGCGCATCGAGTGGGTGCCGGCCGGCGGCAACCCGGCGGCTGCGGCGGAGGAACTGCGCGTTTTCGCCGCCTCGCTCGGCATGGCGGCCAAGGTCGCCGTTTCCACGCACCGGCCGAAGGGCGCGCTCTTCGTTTCGAGGGAGGACCACTGTTTTCACGACCTCGTGCTGCGCTGGAAGGCGGGCGAGTTTGCCGGCGATTTCGGCTGCGTGGTGTCGAACCACACCGTGCTCGCGGATGCCGCGAAGCACTACGGTCTGCCGTTCCACCATATCCCGGTCACGGCCGGCACGAAAGCCGAGGCCGAGCGGCAACAGCTGGAAATCCTGCGAGCCACCGGTTCGGAGTTCGTCGTGCTGGCGCGCTACATGCAGGTGTTGTCCGCGGATTTTCTGCGCCATTGCGGCCAGCCGGTCATCAACATTCACCACTCATTCCTACCGGCCTTCGCGGGCGGCAAGCCCTACCACCAGGCGCATGAGCGGGGCGTTAAGCTCATAGGCGCCACCGCCCATTATGCGACCGCTGTGCTCGATGACGGTCCGATCATCCAGCAGGATGTCGTGCGCGTCACCCACCGGCACGGGGTTGAGGATCTCGTCCGCAAGGGTCGTGACCTGGAAAAACTCGTGCTCGCGCAAGCCCTTCGCTGGCACTTGGAAAACCGCATCCTGGTTTACGGCAACAAGACCGTGGTATTTGACTGA
- a CDS encoding tetratricopeptide repeat protein, with protein sequence MNIPPPAGHQTPDQAAAPAQPAVEEALHSFWEKNRRLILMLCVVALLVVIGREGWQYVQAEREKSVQADFARAGDRTEQLATFAKANEGHTLAAIAYLRIADQRYAAGDYRQALENYNKAVTGLTNSALLGRARVGAAMSQLNAGDKTAAETSFKAIGADAALTKGIRAEATYHLASLALEAGNSAEVSRLVAEIGKIEPAGVWSQRASTLLVGKPAL encoded by the coding sequence ATGAACATCCCCCCGCCTGCCGGACACCAGACCCCAGACCAAGCCGCCGCCCCGGCCCAACCCGCCGTCGAGGAGGCTCTGCACTCTTTCTGGGAGAAGAATCGCCGGCTGATTTTGATGCTGTGCGTGGTCGCGCTGCTGGTGGTCATTGGCCGCGAGGGCTGGCAGTATGTGCAGGCTGAACGCGAAAAATCCGTGCAGGCTGACTTCGCCCGGGCGGGTGATCGAACGGAGCAACTTGCCACCTTCGCCAAGGCGAACGAGGGCCATACGCTGGCCGCCATCGCCTACCTGCGCATCGCCGACCAGCGTTATGCCGCCGGCGACTACCGCCAGGCGCTGGAAAATTACAACAAAGCCGTGACCGGCCTGACAAATTCCGCCCTGCTCGGCCGGGCCCGGGTGGGTGCGGCAATGAGCCAGCTCAACGCCGGCGACAAGACCGCGGCCGAGACCTCGTTCAAGGCGATCGGCGCCGACGCCGCCCTGACCAAGGGTATCCGCGCTGAAGCCACTTATCATCTCGCCTCACTGGCCTTGGAGGCGGGTAACAGCGCCGAAGTCAGCCGGCTGGTGGCCGAGATCGGCAAGATCGAGCCCGCAGGGGTCTGGTCGCAAAGGGCCTCGACCTTGCTGGTCGGCAAACCGGCCCTTTGA
- a CDS encoding LysM peptidoglycan-binding domain-containing protein — protein MDTLSRDSSSSSSVLPLVGVIAGALGLILAIVALVKLSTVQKTVAAHEAEMPKIARIETIEGDLRAATAKTENDLRGLREGVQNALTQVGTEIGTLRAQITKVEEAQKARAAAPGGKAGAAAPTGVLNADGTYTVGSGDTFAKIARKFAVKMDAIEAENPGLDPTKLRVGQKIRIPKK, from the coding sequence ATGGATACTCTTTCCCGTGACAGCAGCAGCTCCAGCAGCGTTCTTCCGCTCGTAGGCGTGATCGCCGGAGCCCTCGGCCTGATCCTTGCGATCGTCGCCCTGGTCAAACTTTCCACCGTCCAAAAGACCGTGGCCGCACACGAGGCCGAGATGCCGAAGATTGCCCGGATCGAGACGATCGAGGGCGACCTGCGCGCCGCCACGGCCAAGACCGAGAACGACCTGCGCGGCCTGCGCGAGGGAGTGCAGAACGCCCTCACCCAGGTTGGCACCGAGATCGGCACGCTCCGGGCCCAGATCACCAAGGTCGAGGAGGCCCAGAAGGCCCGTGCCGCCGCTCCCGGCGGCAAGGCAGGCGCCGCTGCCCCCACCGGCGTCCTGAATGCCGACGGCACCTACACGGTTGGCTCGGGCGACACCTTCGCCAAGATCGCCCGCAAGTTTGCCGTCAAGATGGATGCCATCGAGGCCGAGAATCCCGGTCTGGATCCGACCAAGCTGCGGGTCGGTCAGAAGATCCGCATCCCGAAGAAGTAA
- a CDS encoding NUDIX hydrolase — protein MNNPGPPLRWQKLREEPHATTRIFDVVKAIYRHPKRAKEQDFFVINPPDWVNVVALTPDGHLVLVRQFRYGINDFSLEIPGGVIDAGEDPIAAGVRELREESGYVGTGARLLGSIHPNPAMQSNRCHLVLVEGAGRAAALEWDPDEEFDILTKPVDEVFTLAAAGGITHAMVLNALLLFQPHWQTLRSRAV, from the coding sequence ATGAACAATCCCGGTCCGCCCCTGCGCTGGCAGAAGTTGCGCGAGGAGCCGCATGCCACGACCCGCATTTTCGACGTGGTGAAGGCGATCTATCGTCACCCGAAACGCGCGAAGGAGCAGGATTTTTTTGTGATCAATCCGCCCGATTGGGTGAACGTGGTTGCGCTCACGCCCGACGGTCATCTCGTGCTCGTGCGGCAGTTCCGCTACGGCATCAACGACTTTTCGTTGGAAATTCCCGGCGGTGTGATCGACGCGGGCGAGGATCCAATTGCCGCCGGCGTGCGCGAGCTGCGTGAGGAATCCGGCTATGTCGGCACGGGCGCCCGGCTGCTTGGCTCGATCCATCCCAACCCCGCGATGCAAAGCAACCGTTGCCACCTCGTGCTGGTGGAGGGCGCAGGCCGCGCGGCGGCCCTGGAGTGGGATCCGGACGAGGAGTTCGACATCCTCACCAAGCCCGTGGACGAGGTTTTCACGCTGGCCGCAGCGGGCGGCATCACCCACGCGATGGTCTTGAACGCCCTGCTGTTGTTCCAGCCGCACTGGCAAACGCTGCGTTCCCGCGCCGTTTGA
- a CDS encoding CoF synthetase has product METATFAPAFANLPATLGAAEPDRVPVALEQEVRAIYRRSPLYQQRFPLHSEPLHWSCYREIPALTKQEIVQRGHTAFFHDYAEIERGFAQKKFEYEHTSGTTSGPMTVVMEDGWWNEQTRRAYLAHPVLARYADRPYRKCVLAPVGCSSNLCPYEDHPFPHRYFDGTVYLNLSSDPFAFPEGEWDRIGRELQAVKPQVIEGEPVYLSLLARALARRQVQVPSVETVILTYGKASRQHSARIAEAFPGAAQVDLYGSTEAGYLFVGDAFADNLRVVEDNAFIELMPWRDGEREVFQIQVTTRGREAMPLLRYHTGDIVRRTPGGFRILGREKDLYFRDDGTVVSAYEIDAVMPAAFACWHWSLVQVSAQRWEFQYVADSVADGAVGTAIASALGADARVAMFRRKFIQPAASGKFALLKPLAR; this is encoded by the coding sequence ATGGAGACCGCCACGTTCGCTCCCGCCTTTGCCAACCTTCCCGCCACGCTCGGAGCGGCGGAGCCTGATCGTGTGCCCGTGGCGCTGGAGCAAGAGGTTCGCGCGATTTACCGGCGCAGCCCGCTTTACCAGCAACGGTTTCCCCTGCACTCCGAGCCCCTGCACTGGTCGTGTTACCGCGAGATTCCCGCGCTCACCAAGCAGGAGATCGTGCAGCGCGGACACACCGCCTTCTTCCACGACTACGCCGAGATCGAGCGCGGTTTCGCGCAGAAGAAATTCGAATATGAGCACACCTCCGGCACCACGAGCGGCCCGATGACCGTGGTCATGGAGGACGGCTGGTGGAACGAGCAAACGCGCCGTGCCTACCTCGCGCATCCCGTGCTCGCGCGCTACGCGGACCGGCCCTACCGCAAGTGCGTGCTCGCGCCGGTGGGCTGCTCGAGCAACCTTTGTCCGTACGAGGACCATCCGTTTCCGCACCGCTATTTCGACGGTACGGTTTACCTGAATCTCTCAAGTGATCCGTTTGCTTTCCCCGAGGGCGAGTGGGATCGCATTGGGCGCGAACTCCAGGCGGTGAAGCCGCAGGTCATCGAGGGCGAGCCGGTTTACCTCTCGCTGCTCGCGCGGGCCCTCGCGCGGCGGCAGGTGCAGGTGCCCAGCGTCGAGACCGTCATCCTGACCTACGGCAAGGCCAGTCGCCAGCACAGCGCCCGCATCGCCGAGGCTTTTCCGGGGGCTGCGCAGGTGGATCTCTACGGCTCCACGGAGGCCGGTTATCTCTTCGTCGGCGACGCCTTCGCGGACAACCTGCGCGTCGTCGAGGACAACGCCTTCATCGAACTCATGCCCTGGCGCGATGGGGAGCGGGAAGTTTTCCAAATCCAGGTGACGACCCGCGGCCGCGAGGCGATGCCGTTGCTTCGTTACCATACCGGCGACATTGTCCGACGCACGCCGGGCGGCTTCCGCATCCTTGGCCGCGAGAAGGATCTCTATTTCCGCGATGACGGCACGGTGGTCTCAGCCTACGAGATCGATGCGGTCATGCCGGCCGCATTCGCATGCTGGCACTGGAGTCTGGTGCAGGTGTCGGCCCAGCGGTGGGAATTTCAATACGTCGCCGACAGTGTGGCCGACGGCGCGGTGGGCACGGCCATCGCGAGTGCCCTTGGCGCTGATGCCCGCGTGGCGATGTTTCGCCGCAAGTTCATCCAGCCGGCCGCGAGCGGGAAGTTCGCCCTGCTCAAGCCGCTGGCCCGCTGA
- a CDS encoding PEP-CTERM sorting domain-containing protein translates to MRPTKPILSGALWAFLLAVSASAQITISSITTSSNNQSNQTVNGDTFNRLTQSITSFKDAVGNIYDANTTAGSAYVRRNTTAGNANNSSAWYDQGTTTDFEAPYATSYGSLLLGNNLLRGSDNTFANGTGVSEGNIERLDFLFSSSGLTASLGTSFAVFDRGSVSQHDNVKIAVITGWDSVNNRPTAYGGTLFEVTPAHYGTANLTSDFTYNLFRYDSGDNLGSPYWNNNTETGTQGIGGVAISMADLGIAAGTTIYGYSLMAADVSTGGNMANLVDWTNTSYYSTSTSGSTGAGGIDLSAVNGVLFNRKVPEPSTYGLVFLSATGAFLGWRRRRLSGPAA, encoded by the coding sequence ATGCGTCCGACGAAACCCATCCTGAGCGGCGCGCTCTGGGCCTTCCTGCTGGCCGTCTCCGCGTCGGCGCAGATCACCATCTCCTCGATCACCACCAGCTCGAACAACCAGTCGAACCAGACGGTCAACGGCGACACCTTCAACCGGCTGACGCAGTCCATCACCAGCTTCAAGGATGCGGTCGGTAACATCTACGACGCCAACACCACGGCGGGCAGCGCCTACGTCCGGCGCAACACCACGGCCGGCAACGCCAACAATTCCTCCGCCTGGTATGACCAGGGTACCACCACCGACTTCGAGGCCCCATACGCCACCTCCTACGGTTCGCTGTTGCTGGGCAACAATCTGCTCCGGGGTTCGGACAACACCTTTGCCAACGGCACCGGGGTGAGCGAGGGCAACATCGAGCGGCTCGACTTTCTCTTCAGCAGCTCCGGCCTCACGGCGTCGCTGGGCACCTCCTTCGCGGTCTTCGACCGCGGCAGCGTGAGCCAGCACGACAACGTGAAGATTGCCGTGATCACGGGTTGGGACTCGGTCAACAACCGGCCCACGGCCTACGGCGGCACGCTTTTCGAAGTCACACCCGCCCACTACGGGACAGCCAACCTCACCTCCGATTTCACCTACAACCTCTTTCGCTACGACAGCGGCGACAACCTCGGCAGCCCCTACTGGAACAACAACACCGAGACCGGCACGCAGGGCATCGGCGGCGTCGCCATTTCCATGGCCGACCTGGGGATTGCCGCCGGCACCACCATCTACGGCTACTCGCTCATGGCCGCCGACGTCAGCACCGGGGGCAACATGGCCAACCTGGTGGACTGGACCAACACCAGCTACTACTCGACCAGCACCTCCGGCTCCACCGGCGCCGGTGGCATCGACCTTTCGGCGGTGAACGGCGTGCTCTTCAACCGGAAGGTGCCCGAACCCTCGACCTACGGATTGGTTTTCCTGAGCGCGACTGGTGCCTTTCTCGGCTGGCGCCGGCGTCGCCTCAGCGGGCCAGCGGCTTGA
- a CDS encoding PEP-CTERM sorting domain-containing protein, which produces MNLGLKFPSKLRQLLTTGLKTVALAGLFQAVYSPAQTAVTGITYGSLVDATNTSSGGITYLNRDRTVSTVATGLGDYQFNGPLASNVFFRRNTDSNNNGTSNQASDNPNNSTLIYQVDGSNRAYGDYNANLEQMFLDGNLNTGIRNPFANGAGTSTNSNIERIDFYFSGGYTVQAGDSLTFFDVENVGNLGDGFRIAAYTSVGSVNGFSNAPTAYANTGLLVPAESFGGPISNPQGTDTGNYRRATFTNGNTLSGTASDITSIGELELVGIMISFADLGITAGTTIYGYSLMAGDVAPTTAANLVNWNSNTYYPTNTSSTGYGDMDFMGFGAQIARPVPEPSTYGAIMALFGLGFLGGRRWWRRPAA; this is translated from the coding sequence ATGAATTTGGGGCTCAAATTTCCGAGCAAGCTGCGCCAGCTGTTAACCACAGGACTGAAGACCGTCGCATTGGCGGGTCTTTTTCAAGCGGTTTATTCCCCGGCGCAAACGGCGGTCACGGGAATCACCTACGGCTCGCTGGTGGATGCCACCAACACGAGTTCAGGCGGCATCACCTACCTCAATCGCGATCGGACGGTGAGCACCGTCGCCACCGGCCTGGGTGACTATCAGTTCAACGGCCCGCTGGCCTCGAACGTCTTTTTCCGCCGCAACACCGACTCCAATAACAACGGCACGTCGAACCAGGCGAGCGACAATCCCAACAACTCCACGCTGATCTACCAGGTGGACGGCTCGAACCGCGCCTACGGCGACTACAACGCCAACCTCGAGCAGATGTTTCTCGATGGAAATCTGAACACCGGCATCCGCAACCCCTTCGCGAATGGCGCCGGCACCTCCACCAACAGCAACATCGAGCGCATCGACTTCTATTTCTCCGGCGGCTACACCGTGCAGGCGGGCGATTCTCTGACGTTCTTCGACGTGGAGAATGTGGGCAACCTGGGTGACGGCTTCCGCATTGCGGCCTACACCTCGGTCGGATCGGTCAACGGATTCAGCAACGCCCCGACCGCGTACGCCAACACCGGGCTGCTGGTGCCGGCCGAATCTTTCGGCGGCCCGATCAGCAACCCGCAGGGCACCGACACCGGCAACTATCGCCGCGCCACCTTCACCAACGGCAACACGCTCAGCGGCACCGCTTCCGACATCACCTCCATCGGTGAACTCGAGCTGGTGGGAATCATGATCAGCTTCGCCGACCTGGGTATCACCGCCGGCACCACCATCTACGGCTATTCGCTGATGGCGGGCGATGTCGCACCGACGACCGCCGCCAACCTGGTCAACTGGAACAGCAACACCTACTACCCCACCAACACGAGTTCGACGGGTTACGGTGACATGGATTTCATGGGCTTCGGGGCACAGATTGCCCGCCCGGTGCCCGAGCCCTCAACCTATGGCGCGATCATGGCACTCTTTGGCCTGGGCTTCCTGGGTGGACGTCGCTGGTGGCGGCGCCCCGCTGCCTGA
- a CDS encoding tetratricopeptide repeat protein, translating to MSQKQQRIIEDNRTEHPFRHERARTVKVFAGIAVIVLGLLVAAYFIGRPMLSKWRFKRDLENAALYEKEGDWRSAMLTLEQLSRLHPAKLEVRQRLAAFYERAGQREAVNVWQEALALAPDQPEIKIGLARAAIRFGDLPAARKILTGFNPPGSLRAEFHRLCAALALLDRDPVAQESHLTALRELAPDDVRVRLNLAVLRLNGSEPLQAAEARNGLLELARGDQVRIRAIVELLNDVARRWPQPSPARGAALRQLAETLAPARGPLLELPSQVDHIDRLLAYAMMQPIPTAEDAVALANWMSSNEHTQAALEWLDSLPEALRQSAIVKTAVAEFVVRAQDWPRLQTLLREGAWGVVPAEAVEQAFRAHRQSVGSTHSGVSQAWSAALQATRGSPPALRMLLRLSELWQWPVERRQTLLAIARALPHETWAWRQLLGDALSRNESDQVWQIYQDWRRALPGDPQVRVEAAIMGFLLGRRPVPDTTETAGYAGSEGRAGGTVAHALALWRAGRVGEAAAALDGLPRAEFDEPRYGLARAVLLSAAGRAAESEEQLGRLANAFFLPEEKELMTAARTRNQSAKP from the coding sequence ATGTCCCAAAAACAGCAGCGAATAATCGAGGATAACCGCACAGAGCATCCCTTTCGGCACGAGCGTGCCCGGACTGTAAAGGTCTTCGCGGGGATCGCCGTGATCGTGCTGGGACTCCTTGTCGCAGCGTACTTTATAGGACGACCGATGTTGTCTAAATGGCGATTCAAGAGGGATCTCGAAAACGCGGCCCTTTATGAGAAGGAAGGGGATTGGCGGAGCGCGATGCTTACCTTGGAGCAGCTTTCCCGTTTGCACCCCGCCAAACTAGAAGTGAGGCAACGGTTGGCCGCTTTTTACGAACGGGCGGGCCAACGGGAAGCGGTGAATGTCTGGCAGGAAGCGTTGGCTTTGGCCCCTGATCAGCCGGAGATAAAGATCGGTCTGGCGCGGGCGGCGATCCGGTTTGGCGACCTGCCCGCAGCCCGGAAAATTCTGACCGGCTTTAATCCTCCGGGTTCGCTGCGCGCCGAGTTCCACCGTCTCTGTGCCGCACTGGCGCTGTTGGATCGAGATCCCGTGGCGCAGGAGAGCCACCTCACAGCCCTGCGCGAACTGGCGCCGGATGATGTCAGGGTCCGGCTCAATCTTGCCGTGCTCAGGCTCAACGGGAGCGAACCACTCCAGGCGGCCGAAGCGCGCAACGGATTGCTGGAACTCGCCCGGGGTGATCAGGTGCGCATCCGCGCGATTGTGGAGCTGCTTAATGACGTGGCCCGTCGCTGGCCCCAGCCCAGTCCGGCCCGGGGTGCCGCCCTCCGGCAACTGGCGGAGACACTTGCCCCCGCGCGCGGTCCGTTGCTCGAACTGCCCAGTCAGGTGGATCACATCGACCGCTTGCTGGCCTACGCGATGATGCAGCCCATCCCCACGGCCGAGGACGCCGTCGCCCTGGCCAATTGGATGTCCAGCAACGAGCACACGCAGGCGGCGCTCGAGTGGCTCGACTCCCTGCCGGAGGCTCTCCGGCAAAGTGCCATCGTGAAGACTGCGGTGGCGGAATTTGTGGTTCGCGCGCAGGACTGGCCGCGTTTGCAAACCCTGCTTCGGGAAGGCGCGTGGGGCGTCGTGCCGGCGGAAGCGGTGGAACAGGCCTTCCGCGCCCATCGCCAGTCGGTTGGCTCCACGCATTCCGGGGTATCCCAAGCTTGGTCCGCGGCGCTGCAAGCGACCCGGGGCTCGCCGCCCGCCTTGCGCATGCTGCTGCGTCTCTCCGAGCTTTGGCAATGGCCGGTCGAGCGACGTCAAACCCTGCTGGCGATCGCCCGGGCCTTGCCGCACGAAACGTGGGCCTGGCGCCAATTGCTGGGCGATGCCCTCAGCCGCAACGAATCGGATCAGGTTTGGCAGATTTATCAGGACTGGCGTCGCGCCTTGCCCGGTGACCCCCAGGTGCGGGTCGAGGCCGCCATCATGGGATTTCTGCTCGGCCGCCGGCCGGTGCCAGATACGACCGAAACGGCCGGATATGCCGGATCGGAGGGGCGCGCCGGTGGGACGGTTGCCCACGCGCTCGCCTTGTGGCGGGCTGGGCGGGTGGGGGAGGCGGCCGCTGCGCTCGATGGGTTGCCGCGCGCCGAGTTTGACGAACCGCGCTACGGTCTGGCCCGGGCTGTCCTGTTGTCCGCGGCGGGCCGGGCGGCGGAGAGCGAGGAACAGCTCGGCCGTCTCGCCAACGCGTTTTTCCTTCCCGAGGAGAAAGAGCTGATGACCGCAGCCCGGACACGCAACCAGAGTGCGAAGCCGTAA
- a CDS encoding succinate dehydrogenase cytochrome b subunit, giving the protein MNLLGALFGSSIGRKFLMAVTGLVLVGFVAGHLVGNLQIFAHPDKINGYAHFLQSLGPALWAIRLFLLACVGIHVWAAVVLSLENKAARGPEAYGVSKWLQAIFASRYMKHTGLVVLAFLIYHLAHFTIGAAQAENFKTALSEYTMAGEFHLLGFPIVAAGAHVHDVYSMVYLGFASPVVSLFYIVAVGLLSLHLLHGVESMFQTFGLRNHQWAAGLRRFAALFCLAYFLGNLAIPGAILTGIAKPAAGTTAAAKLVSQR; this is encoded by the coding sequence ATGAATCTCCTTGGTGCGCTTTTCGGCTCCTCCATCGGAAGAAAATTCCTCATGGCCGTCACCGGCCTCGTTCTCGTCGGCTTCGTGGCCGGCCATCTGGTGGGCAACCTCCAGATCTTCGCCCATCCCGACAAGATCAACGGCTACGCCCACTTCCTCCAGTCGCTCGGGCCAGCCCTCTGGGCGATCCGGCTCTTCCTGCTGGCCTGCGTGGGCATCCACGTCTGGGCCGCGGTGGTGCTCAGCCTCGAAAACAAAGCGGCACGCGGCCCCGAGGCCTACGGTGTTAGCAAGTGGCTCCAGGCCATCTTCGCCTCGCGCTACATGAAGCACACCGGCCTCGTCGTGCTGGCCTTCCTCATCTATCACCTCGCCCACTTCACCATCGGCGCCGCGCAGGCGGAGAATTTCAAGACCGCGCTGTCCGAATACACCATGGCCGGCGAATTTCATCTGCTCGGCTTTCCGATCGTCGCCGCCGGTGCGCACGTCCACGACGTTTACTCGATGGTCTATCTCGGTTTTGCCAGCCCTGTCGTTTCACTCTTCTACATCGTCGCCGTCGGTCTGCTGAGCCTGCACCTGCTGCACGGTGTCGAGTCGATGTTCCAGACCTTCGGCCTCCGCAACCACCAGTGGGCCGCCGGCCTCCGCCGCTTCGCCGCGCTGTTCTGCCTGGCTTACTTCCTCGGCAACCTCGCCATCCCCGGCGCGATCCTGACCGGTATCGCCAAACCCGCCGCCGGCACCACGGCCGCGGCCAAGCTCGTTTCCCAACGCTGA
- a CDS encoding fumarate reductase/succinate dehydrogenase flavoprotein subunit has translation MAKLDSKVPAGPLADKWRKHKTDIKLVNPANKRKYEVIVIGAGLAGSSAAATLAELGYRVKCIVFHDSPRRAHSIAAQGGVNAAKNYQNDGDSVYRLFYDTIKGGDYRAREANVHRLAEVSVNIIDQCVAQGVPFAREYGGLLANRSFGGAQVSRTFYARGQTGQQLLLGAYSALSKMVGQGGVQLVTQHEMVDLVLVDGHAKGVITRDLVTGKLERHSGDAVILATGGYGNVFNLSTYARGSNATAIWRAYKRGACMANPCYTQIHPTCIPVTGDYQSKLTLMSESLRNDGRIWVPKKKEDAKKNPADIPEADRDYYLERIYPSFGNLAPRDVSSRAAMRMCDEGRGVGESGLGVYLDFADAIKRLSEAGVRERYGNLFDIYHEITNENAYKTPMRIYPAVHYTMGGLWVDYNLMSNIPGLFVLGEANFSDHGANRLGASALMQGLADGYFVIPYTIGDYLAGQKPNNKPSTDRAEFKDAEANVASMVQRFMSNKGKEPVNYYHKKLGQIMWKYCGMARNKAGLTQALKEIPALRDEFWANVNVPGSDDNMNQALERAGRVADFIELGELMCRDALAREESCGGHFREEYQHPDGECLRDDSNFAHVAAWEYQGEGKDPLRNVEALNYEFVKMSVRSYK, from the coding sequence ATGGCCAAACTCGACTCCAAGGTTCCCGCCGGCCCGCTCGCCGACAAGTGGCGCAAGCACAAGACCGACATCAAGCTCGTCAATCCGGCCAACAAGCGGAAATACGAGGTCATCGTCATCGGCGCCGGCCTCGCCGGTTCTTCTGCCGCGGCCACGCTCGCCGAGCTCGGCTATCGCGTGAAATGCATCGTCTTTCACGACAGCCCGCGCCGCGCCCACTCCATCGCCGCGCAGGGCGGCGTGAATGCCGCGAAGAACTACCAGAACGACGGCGACAGCGTTTACCGCCTCTTCTACGACACCATCAAGGGCGGCGACTACCGCGCCCGCGAGGCCAACGTCCACCGTCTCGCCGAGGTTTCGGTCAACATCATCGACCAGTGCGTCGCGCAGGGCGTGCCCTTCGCCCGTGAATACGGCGGCCTCCTCGCCAACCGCTCCTTCGGCGGCGCGCAGGTTTCGCGCACCTTCTACGCCCGCGGCCAGACCGGCCAGCAGCTCCTCCTCGGCGCGTATTCCGCGCTTTCCAAGATGGTGGGGCAGGGCGGCGTCCAGCTCGTCACCCAGCACGAGATGGTGGACCTCGTCCTCGTGGACGGTCACGCCAAGGGCGTCATCACCCGCGATCTCGTCACGGGCAAACTCGAGCGCCACTCCGGCGACGCCGTCATCCTCGCCACCGGCGGCTACGGCAACGTCTTCAATCTCTCGACCTACGCGCGCGGCTCCAACGCCACCGCGATCTGGCGCGCCTACAAGCGCGGCGCCTGCATGGCGAATCCTTGCTACACGCAGATCCATCCGACCTGCATTCCCGTGACCGGCGACTACCAGTCGAAGCTCACGCTCATGTCCGAGTCCCTCCGCAACGACGGCCGCATCTGGGTGCCGAAGAAGAAGGAAGACGCGAAGAAGAATCCCGCCGACATCCCCGAGGCCGACCGCGACTACTATCTCGAGCGCATCTACCCGAGCTTCGGCAACCTCGCCCCGCGCGACGTCTCCTCCCGCGCCGCCATGCGCATGTGCGACGAGGGCCGCGGCGTCGGTGAGTCCGGCCTCGGCGTCTATCTCGACTTCGCCGACGCCATCAAGCGCCTGAGCGAGGCCGGTGTGCGCGAGCGCTACGGCAACCTTTTCGACATCTACCACGAAATCACCAACGAGAACGCCTACAAGACGCCGATGCGCATCTACCCGGCGGTGCATTACACCATGGGCGGCCTCTGGGTGGACTACAACCTGATGTCCAACATCCCCGGCCTGTTCGTGCTCGGTGAAGCCAACTTCTCCGACCACGGCGCCAACCGCCTCGGCGCCTCCGCCCTCATGCAGGGCCTGGCTGACGGCTACTTCGTCATTCCTTACACCATCGGTGATTATCTCGCCGGCCAGAAGCCCAACAACAAGCCCTCGACCGACCGCGCCGAGTTCAAGGATGCCGAGGCCAACGTCGCCTCGATGGTCCAGCGCTTCATGTCCAACAAGGGCAAGGAGCCGGTGAACTATTACCACAAGAAGCTCGGCCAGATCATGTGGAAGTATTGTGGCATGGCCCGCAACAAGGCCGGCCTCACCCAGGCGCTGAAGGAAATTCCCGCCCTCCGCGACGAGTTCTGGGCCAACGTCAACGTCCCCGGCTCTGATGACAACATGAACCAGGCCCTCGAGCGCGCCGGTCGCGTGGCCGATTTCATCGAGCTCGGCGAGCTCATGTGCCGCGACGCCCTCGCCCGTGAGGAGAGCTGCGGTGGCCACTTCCGCGAGGAATACCAGCACCCCGACGGCGAGTGCCTCCGCGACGACAGCAACTTTGCTCACGTCGCCGCCTGGGAATACCAGGGCGAAGGCAAGGATCCCCTCCGCAACGTGGAAGCCTTGAACTACGAATTCGTGAAGATGAGCGTGCGCAGTTACAAGTAA